One stretch of Nitratiruptor tergarcus DSM 16512 DNA includes these proteins:
- the rgy gene encoding reverse gyrase → MIPLIYKKMCPNCGGDICSERLFKGLVCKKCLPKEANPCEALEEGDFLQICNLQKEVSEFESFFEQRSGFSPRELQLMWAKRLFLDISFALLAPTGVGKTTFGLISASFLKTHGKKSYLIFPTALLAKQAYERLAQMGEDALLYDSHASQKQKEAVKEKIQEGDFSILITTTSFLYKNYSIIPQVFDFVFVDDVDSILKSAKNIDKVLYLLGFDESDIQKTLEFIDYKRRLVRQKNIDWEEFESKRKEIESIARKRKATLIVSSATANPRSRRVLLFRELLGFEVSRPSITLRNIEDIYEESDELWKRSIERIREFGKGGLLFLPSNATKEELRKFLAFLEKEGVKAQSYEEFDEEAFREGEIDVVVGFASYRNPLARGLDLPDVVRYALFVGVPKLEFKLDLQKTSSLYFFLLALVPALKSEPFFPQVLKYIDYLKRTAFIPAQRLTPQAQEKIQHIYDWLQELLNEEFIQKINKSPDVSLVKDDTFKVITADVTGYIQASGRTSRLFVGGLTKGLSFVLVDSQKAFVSLQKKVRWFSEEIVFKRAGEVDIKEILYQIDEDRKKVRAALAGGLKEQKDFFKTALVIVESPNKARTIANFYGKPLVRESKGIKIYEIAKEDKILNITASKGHVFDLNKEEGFHGVLTKPEFVEIFEPIDTTKESIMQAIRELDIEVSEVFIATDPDTEGEKIAYDLFLNSRPFNSTIKRTEFHEVTKWAFDEALQEAREVNEDRVRAQLVRRVADRWIGFEISQFLQKKFGKRSLSAGRVQTAVLEWIVLREYEAKEKVYVVTTSFGGLEAGFVFEKEEDAKSFYENLQKIKLEFIQQNEKELFRLPYSTDAMLFDAASRLHFSPQRTMQLAQDLFEAGFITYHRTDSIRVSPAGLAIAKEYITSHFGEEFYKPSPHSSQGGAHEAIRPTRAMDAQELEEFMRLQNQNITQVHLRLYDLIFRNFIASQMKEAKVLQIDAIATVLGQVAELSFYKKIIEDGNNLIWPVDIVDIEEGEVEAQKSLSTRSKVPRYSYAQIIRMMKERGVGRPSTYAITIDKLQQRRYIFQKGGILFATKKGIAVYEEIKKHPELYYFVNENYTKELESLMDGVEEGKIEFVEILQELYKTLQESIDKKEETDKRNK, encoded by the coding sequence GTGATTCCTCTTATCTATAAAAAGATGTGCCCCAACTGCGGGGGCGACATCTGCAGTGAGAGACTTTTCAAAGGGCTAGTTTGTAAAAAGTGCCTGCCCAAGGAGGCGAATCCTTGTGAGGCATTAGAAGAGGGGGACTTTTTACAGATATGCAACCTTCAAAAAGAAGTAAGTGAGTTTGAAAGTTTTTTTGAGCAAAGAAGTGGTTTTTCTCCTAGAGAGCTGCAGCTCATGTGGGCAAAACGGCTCTTTTTGGATATATCCTTTGCGCTTCTAGCCCCCACAGGGGTAGGCAAGACTACATTTGGACTTATAAGTGCCTCTTTTTTGAAAACGCACGGCAAAAAGAGCTACTTAATTTTTCCCACTGCATTGTTGGCCAAGCAGGCTTATGAACGCCTTGCACAAATGGGTGAAGATGCACTACTGTATGACTCTCACGCATCCCAAAAACAAAAGGAGGCTGTAAAGGAGAAGATTCAAGAGGGCGATTTTTCTATTCTCATCACTACCACCTCCTTTTTGTATAAAAACTACTCTATCATCCCTCAGGTTTTTGATTTTGTTTTTGTAGATGATGTGGACTCTATCTTGAAGTCTGCCAAAAATATCGACAAGGTTTTATATCTTTTGGGATTTGATGAAAGTGATATTCAAAAGACTCTCGAATTTATTGACTATAAACGCCGCCTTGTTAGACAAAAAAATATCGATTGGGAGGAGTTTGAGAGTAAAAGAAAAGAGATAGAATCGATTGCAAGAAAACGTAAAGCCACACTCATCGTCTCAAGTGCCACGGCAAATCCAAGGAGCCGACGAGTTTTGCTCTTTCGCGAGCTGTTGGGGTTTGAGGTGAGCAGGCCAAGTATTACGCTACGAAACATCGAAGATATCTATGAAGAGTCAGATGAGCTTTGGAAAAGAAGCATCGAGAGGATCCGAGAATTTGGAAAAGGGGGACTTCTTTTTTTGCCTTCAAACGCCACAAAAGAGGAGCTGCGTAAATTTTTAGCCTTTTTGGAAAAAGAGGGAGTAAAAGCGCAAAGTTATGAAGAGTTTGACGAAGAGGCCTTTCGAGAGGGAGAGATAGATGTAGTGGTAGGGTTTGCGAGCTATCGCAATCCTCTAGCCCGTGGGTTGGATCTGCCAGATGTGGTGCGATACGCCCTTTTTGTAGGGGTTCCAAAGCTAGAATTTAAACTCGATTTGCAAAAGACAAGCTCGCTTTACTTCTTTTTACTTGCACTTGTGCCAGCACTCAAATCTGAGCCTTTTTTCCCACAAGTCTTGAAATATATAGACTATCTTAAACGCACGGCTTTTATTCCAGCACAAAGGCTTACCCCTCAAGCCCAAGAGAAGATTCAACATATCTACGACTGGCTCCAAGAGCTTTTAAATGAGGAGTTTATACAAAAAATCAATAAAAGTCCTGATGTATCATTGGTAAAAGATGATACATTCAAAGTCATCACCGCCGATGTGACGGGCTATATCCAAGCGAGCGGGCGTACAAGTCGCCTTTTTGTAGGAGGGCTTACCAAGGGGCTTAGTTTCGTACTGGTAGATAGCCAAAAAGCGTTTGTAAGTTTGCAAAAGAAGGTGAGATGGTTTAGTGAAGAGATTGTTTTTAAAAGAGCCGGTGAAGTTGATATCAAAGAGATTCTATATCAAATCGATGAGGATCGCAAGAAGGTAAGAGCAGCTTTGGCGGGTGGACTCAAAGAGCAAAAAGATTTTTTCAAAACAGCCCTTGTTATTGTCGAATCTCCGAACAAAGCAAGAACTATCGCAAACTTCTACGGTAAACCACTAGTGAGAGAATCTAAAGGGATCAAGATTTATGAAATCGCCAAAGAGGACAAGATCTTAAATATCACTGCCTCGAAAGGGCACGTTTTTGATCTTAATAAAGAGGAGGGTTTTCATGGCGTTCTTACCAAGCCTGAGTTTGTAGAGATTTTTGAGCCAATAGACACCACAAAAGAGAGCATTATGCAGGCTATAAGGGAGCTTGACATCGAAGTATCGGAGGTTTTTATTGCGACCGACCCCGATACTGAAGGGGAAAAGATAGCATACGATCTTTTTTTAAATAGCCGCCCTTTCAATAGCACTATCAAGCGTACGGAGTTTCATGAGGTGACTAAATGGGCTTTTGATGAAGCTTTACAAGAGGCAAGAGAGGTCAATGAGGATAGAGTAAGAGCCCAGTTAGTCAGACGTGTTGCCGATAGATGGATAGGTTTTGAGATCTCACAATTCTTACAAAAAAAATTTGGCAAAAGAAGCCTCAGTGCCGGGCGGGTGCAAACGGCGGTGTTGGAGTGGATCGTTTTAAGAGAGTATGAGGCAAAAGAGAAGGTCTATGTGGTTACAACCTCTTTTGGAGGGCTTGAAGCAGGATTTGTCTTTGAAAAAGAAGAAGATGCAAAGAGCTTTTATGAAAATCTCCAAAAGATAAAACTGGAGTTTATCCAACAAAATGAAAAAGAGCTTTTTCGCTTGCCTTACTCTACCGATGCAATGCTTTTCGATGCCGCTTCCAGACTTCACTTTTCGCCACAGCGTACCATGCAGCTAGCGCAAGATCTCTTTGAAGCAGGATTTATCACCTATCACCGCACCGATTCTATTCGTGTCAGTCCCGCTGGACTTGCTATTGCCAAAGAGTATATAACAAGTCACTTTGGAGAGGAGTTTTACAAACCAAGTCCTCACAGTAGCCAAGGGGGTGCTCACGAGGCTATTCGGCCCACTAGAGCGATGGATGCCCAAGAACTCGAAGAGTTTATGCGACTGCAAAATCAAAATATCACACAAGTACACTTGAGACTTTATGATCTCATTTTCCGCAACTTCATTGCTTCACAGATGAAAGAGGCAAAAGTATTACAGATCGATGCAATTGCCACTGTTCTTGGGCAGGTGGCAGAGCTTAGCTTTTACAAAAAAATCATAGAGGATGGGAACAATCTCATTTGGCCAGTGGATATTGTAGATATTGAAGAGGGAGAAGTAGAGGCACAAAAGAGTTTGAGCACCAGAAGTAAAGTGCCACGCTACAGCTACGCACAAATCATCAGGATGATGAAAGAGCGAGGTGTGGGTAGACCTTCAACGTATGCTATAACGATCGATAAACTGCAGCAAAGACGCTATATTTTTCAAAAAGGAGGTATACTCTTTGCTACGAAAAAAGGGATAGCAGTCTATGAGGAGATCAAAAAGCATCCAGAACTCTACTACTTCGTCAACGAAAACTACACTAAAGAGCTGGAATCTTTGATGGATGGAGTAGAAGAAGGAAAAATAGAGTTCGTAGAAATTTTACAAGAGCTTTATAAAACCTTGCAAGAGAGTATAGACAAAAAAGAGGAGACAGATAAGAGGAATAAGTAG
- the ppk2 gene encoding polyphosphate kinase 2 has product MKSIFEDIYYLKERIQEPDLKEKLENLEQQFHLLRTKNGLKQLVKKKKLKKAIEYIKYEDELTRLQIELIKMQNWIYENKKRLMIIFEGRDAAGKGGSIKRFTMHLNPRKYRVVALPAPTEVEKGQFYFQRYFQHLPNPGEIAFFDRSWYNRAIVEPVYGFCTKEQYEKFMMEVPEIEHALIDDGIMLIKFWFSISKETQKRRFEERMHNPLKQWKLSPVDMKAQELWDEITHYKEEMFSRTHTSYSPWIIVNSNNKKLARLESIRYVLSQIPYKGKEEAKVSLHPDPDIVQRYHRKNIQID; this is encoded by the coding sequence ATGAAGAGTATTTTTGAAGATATCTACTATCTCAAAGAGCGGATCCAAGAACCAGATCTCAAAGAAAAGCTCGAAAATTTAGAGCAGCAGTTTCATCTATTGCGCACCAAAAATGGTCTCAAGCAACTTGTGAAGAAAAAGAAGCTCAAAAAAGCGATAGAGTATATCAAGTATGAAGATGAACTTACAAGACTGCAGATTGAGCTTATTAAGATGCAAAACTGGATATATGAAAATAAAAAGAGGCTTATGATTATATTTGAAGGGCGTGACGCAGCGGGAAAAGGTGGTTCAATCAAACGCTTTACTATGCATCTCAATCCCAGAAAGTATCGTGTTGTTGCACTGCCTGCTCCAACTGAAGTAGAAAAAGGGCAGTTCTATTTTCAGAGATATTTTCAGCATTTGCCAAATCCTGGTGAAATTGCATTTTTTGATCGCAGCTGGTATAACCGTGCTATTGTGGAGCCAGTATATGGGTTTTGTACAAAGGAGCAGTATGAGAAGTTTATGATGGAAGTGCCGGAGATTGAGCATGCGCTGATTGATGATGGGATAATGCTTATAAAATTTTGGTTTTCTATCTCCAAAGAGACGCAAAAAAGACGATTTGAAGAGCGTATGCACAATCCTTTAAAACAGTGGAAACTCAGTCCAGTTGATATGAAAGCGCAAGAGTTATGGGATGAGATAACGCATTATAAAGAGGAGATGTTTAGCCGTACGCACACATCATATAGTCCTTGGATTATAGTCAACTCTAATAACAAAAAACTCGCACGTCTCGAGTCAATTCGCTATGTGCTCTCTCAAATTCCTTATAAAGGAAAAGAAGAAGCAAAAGTCTCTCTCCATCCCGATCCTGATATAGTACAGCGCTACCATAGAAAAAATATTCAGATAGATTGA